From Ipomoea triloba cultivar NCNSP0323 chromosome 5, ASM357664v1, the proteins below share one genomic window:
- the LOC116020196 gene encoding uncharacterized protein LOC116020196: MGESSTGNQRRIYVVNSAQAQAGDVVTGTFPINSVLGSVLFDTVATNSFISSTFADRLKLWPTSKLDLNVRTASGIVIACKDGYDNISIEIAGFNCPGNLIRFELEGIDVVLGMDWLDMYKAQIVCNERKGCEVYLCLVQDAEIEEPEINQIPVVREFPDVFLEDLTEMPPEREVEFTIDLVPGTAPISKAPYRMAPKEMEELKAQLAELLEK; this comes from the exons atgggagaaagcagcacagGGAACCAAAGACGGATCTATGTCGTCAAcagcgctcaggctcaggctgGCGACGTCGTAACCGGTACATTTCCTATAAACTCGGTGCTTGGTTCAGTATTATTTGATACGGTAGCTACCAATtcctttatatcatctacatttgcggatagattgaAGTTATGGCCTACTAGTAAGTTAGACTTAAATGTGAGAACTGCCTCGGGGATAGTGATAGCCTGTAAGGATGGATATGACAACATTTCGATAGAGATTGCGGGATTCAATTGTCCCGGAAATCTTATTCGTTTTGAGTTAGAGGGCATCGATGTGGTACTCGGGATGGACTGGTTGGATATGTATAAGGCTCAAATTGTttgtaatgagcgaaag gggtgtgaagtgtacctctgcttGGTGCAAGACGCTGAGATAGAAGAACCGGAGATCAATCAAATCCCAGTAGTGCGGGAATTTCCCGACGTGTTTCTAGAGGATCTCACGGAAATGCCCCcggagagggaagtggaattcactatTGATCTCGTACCAGGAACCGCGCCAATctcaaaagcgccttatcgaatggcaccaaAAGAGATGGAAGAACTGAAGGCTCAATTGGCAGAGTTATTGGAAAAATga